A genomic region of Porticoccaceae bacterium LTM1 contains the following coding sequences:
- a CDS encoding SLC13 family permease: protein MEVFPAFPNTHAIATLLLTLFALFLFSRERIPLETSSLFVIVILTLGFTFFPYADEDGELKASSFFAGFGHQALIAVCGLMVVGYGLVRTGALEPVGRALAKLWSFSPFFSLLVTLIVSGLLSAFVNNTPIVVLLLPILVSVAVRTKSSVSGVLMPMGFATILGGMATTIGTSTNLLVVSVARDLGLEEIQMFDFFVPAMVLMGVGTLYLWLIAPHMLPNRATLMEDSSPRIFTAHLSVPEESFCDGKVIRDILEKSGGRMQITRIRRGKQTDIFPLPDAQVLAGDRLVVRDTPDNLKEYETVLGAKLFSSGLLVDEENPLSEPDQHLAELVIDRGSPLVHRTLNEMRFLQSYQVAVIAIHRKGKPVEFSDGGIGRVRLRLGDVLLIQGPGEKIEEVKRGGDFLVLDSTRELPHSHRAPRALLIMAGVIVFAALGIVPIAISALCGALLMLFANCLSWQDLQRALSVQVILIVAASLALGSALTETGATEYIASCFVSAASGFPPKALFIALILLMAVLTNVVSNNAAAVIGTPIAVSIAQQLGLPPEAFVLAVLFGANMSFATPMAYQTNLLVMNAGNYTFSDFVRVGLPLTLILCGVIGWLLPTMYGF, encoded by the coding sequence ATGGAAGTATTCCCAGCGTTCCCCAACACTCATGCAATTGCCACACTGTTGCTGACTCTTTTTGCCCTGTTTCTTTTTTCCCGCGAGCGGATTCCACTGGAAACTTCCAGCTTGTTTGTAATAGTCATTCTGACTCTTGGATTTACCTTTTTTCCTTATGCGGACGAAGACGGTGAATTGAAGGCATCCAGTTTTTTTGCCGGTTTTGGTCATCAGGCGCTAATAGCGGTTTGCGGCTTGATGGTTGTGGGCTATGGCCTGGTTCGTACCGGGGCATTGGAGCCGGTGGGAAGGGCGCTGGCAAAGCTCTGGTCGTTCAGCCCGTTCTTTTCGTTACTGGTGACGTTGATTGTCTCCGGCTTACTCAGTGCATTTGTTAATAACACGCCCATTGTCGTTTTGCTTTTGCCAATTCTGGTAAGTGTGGCGGTACGGACCAAGTCGTCAGTTTCTGGTGTGCTGATGCCTATGGGATTTGCCACCATTTTGGGGGGGATGGCAACAACGATTGGTACCTCTACCAACCTGCTGGTGGTGAGCGTTGCCAGGGATCTGGGGCTCGAAGAGATTCAAATGTTTGATTTCTTTGTGCCGGCAATGGTTTTGATGGGCGTTGGAACACTGTATCTGTGGTTGATTGCCCCGCACATGCTCCCCAATAGAGCAACCTTGATGGAGGACAGTTCTCCACGAATATTTACTGCGCATCTGTCAGTTCCAGAGGAGAGTTTCTGCGACGGCAAAGTGATTCGCGACATCCTCGAAAAATCTGGCGGACGAATGCAAATCACCCGCATTAGACGCGGTAAGCAGACTGATATTTTCCCGCTGCCGGATGCTCAGGTGCTTGCCGGTGATCGACTGGTAGTCAGGGATACACCTGATAACCTGAAAGAGTATGAAACCGTTTTGGGAGCCAAGCTGTTTTCCAGTGGTTTATTGGTTGATGAGGAAAATCCGCTTTCGGAGCCCGATCAACACCTGGCTGAGCTGGTAATTGATCGCGGATCGCCACTGGTACACCGCACCTTGAACGAAATGCGTTTTCTGCAAAGTTATCAGGTGGCGGTAATAGCCATTCACCGCAAAGGTAAGCCGGTAGAGTTCAGTGATGGTGGCATTGGCAGGGTTCGCCTGCGTCTGGGGGATGTGTTGCTGATTCAGGGGCCGGGTGAAAAAATTGAGGAAGTTAAAAGGGGCGGTGATTTTCTGGTTCTTGACTCCACTCGCGAGTTGCCTCACTCGCACCGTGCTCCGCGCGCTCTGTTGATTATGGCTGGGGTTATTGTTTTTGCTGCATTGGGTATTGTACCCATCGCCATCAGTGCGCTTTGTGGTGCGTTATTGATGCTTTTTGCCAACTGCTTGAGTTGGCAGGATCTTCAGCGTGCACTCAGTGTGCAGGTTATTTTAATTGTGGCGGCCAGTTTGGCACTGGGCAGTGCACTCACAGAAACAGGGGCAACAGAGTACATCGCCAGTTGTTTTGTCTCCGCAGCAAGTGGGTTTCCACCGAAAGCGCTGTTTATTGCACTGATTCTTTTGATGGCTGTACTTACCAATGTTGTCTCCAATAATGCGGCGGCGGTTATTGGTACACCGATCGCAGTGAGTATTGCTCAACAACTTGGGCTGCCGCCGGAAGCGTTCGTGTTGGCGGTGCTGTTCGGTGCAAATATGAGCTTTGCCACACCGATGGCGTACCAGACCAATCTGCTTGTGATGAACGCCGGTAACTACACCTTTTCCGATTTTGTCCGGGTTGGGCTGCCATTGACGCTAATACTATGTGGCGTGATCGGTTGGCTTTTGCCGACAATGTACGGTTTCTAA
- a CDS encoding mannose-1-phosphate guanylyltransferase/mannose-6-phosphate isomerase — protein MLIPVILSGGAGTRLWPLSRQRYPKQCLPLLDDNLSLLQQTVQRLSACDDMAEPIVVCHEEHRFLIAEQLRQVDVKPAAIMLEPVARNTAPALALAAHQALKINENATLLVLPADHFIEDKKAFAKAVNQACLLAQKGHLVAMGVKAQSPHTGYGYIRSGEALAGGEGSCITRFVEKPTLEKAAGFIDSGDYCWNSGMFVFPAVDYLSELESFEPDIAKSAQAAFLNAENDLDFIRLPLKPLESCPTKSIDYAVMERTERAALVSLDCGWRDIGEWQALWDQQPRDERGNICSGQVVTEDVSNSYIRAESRLVAVLGLDNQVVVETADAVLVMDRSRAQDVRAIVKQLESGQRSELQEHRTVYRPWGSYERLVSGPRFQVKRLMVKPGAALSLQRHKHRAEHWVVVRGVGEITSGDKTFLLNEDQSTYIPVGTCHRLANPGMEPLELIEVQTGAYLGEDDIERFEDIYGRGDC, from the coding sequence ATGCTGATCCCTGTAATTCTCTCTGGCGGTGCCGGTACAAGGTTGTGGCCGCTCTCTCGTCAGCGCTATCCCAAGCAGTGTTTGCCGCTTCTGGATGATAACCTCTCTTTGTTGCAGCAAACCGTGCAGCGCTTGTCCGCGTGTGATGATATGGCTGAGCCGATTGTGGTCTGCCATGAAGAACATCGATTTCTGATCGCCGAACAACTTCGCCAGGTTGATGTGAAGCCGGCGGCCATTATGCTCGAACCGGTCGCTCGTAATACTGCGCCGGCATTGGCGCTCGCTGCACACCAGGCACTGAAAATAAATGAAAATGCTACGCTTCTGGTTCTGCCGGCAGACCATTTTATTGAAGATAAGAAAGCGTTTGCGAAAGCCGTAAACCAGGCATGTCTACTGGCGCAAAAAGGCCACTTGGTGGCTATGGGTGTGAAGGCGCAATCACCACATACCGGCTATGGCTATATACGAAGTGGCGAGGCGTTGGCAGGTGGTGAGGGGAGTTGTATTACCCGGTTTGTTGAAAAGCCGACGCTTGAGAAGGCAGCGGGCTTTATCGACAGTGGTGATTATTGCTGGAACAGCGGTATGTTTGTTTTTCCGGCAGTGGATTATTTGTCGGAATTGGAGTCGTTTGAGCCGGATATTGCCAAGTCGGCTCAGGCTGCCTTTCTCAATGCTGAAAATGATCTCGATTTTATTCGCCTTCCCCTTAAACCATTGGAATCCTGCCCGACCAAATCCATTGATTACGCCGTGATGGAACGCACTGAGCGAGCTGCTCTGGTATCGCTTGATTGTGGCTGGAGGGATATTGGTGAATGGCAGGCGCTGTGGGACCAGCAACCTCGTGATGAACGGGGCAATATCTGCAGTGGCCAGGTGGTAACCGAAGATGTGAGCAACAGCTATATTCGTGCCGAATCCAGATTGGTAGCTGTTCTTGGTCTGGATAACCAGGTGGTGGTGGAAACCGCCGACGCGGTACTGGTAATGGATCGTTCGCGAGCTCAGGACGTTCGCGCCATCGTCAAGCAGCTGGAAAGCGGGCAGCGCTCTGAACTGCAGGAGCACAGAACGGTTTACCGTCCCTGGGGCAGTTATGAGCGTCTGGTATCTGGCCCGCGTTTTCAGGTTAAACGGCTGATGGTTAAACCCGGTGCAGCGTTATCGCTGCAGCGTCACAAGCATCGTGCCGAGCACTGGGTAGTGGTGCGAGGTGTTGGTGAGATTACCTCGGGCGACAAAACCTTCCTGCTCAATGAAGATCAATCCACCTATATTCCGGTGGGTACCTGCCATCGGTTGGCTAATCCAGGTATGGAACCGCTTGAATTGATCGAGGTGCAGACCGGTGCCTATTTAGGTGAAGATGATATCGAGCGCTTTGAGGACATTTACGGGCGCGGCGACTGCTGA
- the mfd gene encoding transcription-repair coupling factor, with translation MTLLHPPAPPSPGQKHCWGGLAGAGQALAISEAAQEFEGLTLVITDTAKQAAQLETELEFFGSGELPVLHFPDWETLPYDLFSPHQDIISDRLRCLYRLPKVKKGILIVPTSTLMHRLPPASFIGGHAFVYRTGDRVDVNDLRDRLQQAGYKCVETVYEHGEFAVRGALVDIFPMGSREPFRLDLFDDEIESLRSFDPESQRTIDQLEEINLLPAREIPLDKTGIRQFQDSWHTRFDTDPRNSTFYQDISNGVAPQGVEYFLPMFFEQCATLFDYLPGKTQVFTSGNIEPSASNFWKEASSRFEEYGIDRERPLLPPHEVFIPVNELFGALKSCPRIDLSSAELTTDSGTSNFAISKAPEVAVDARASQPLLALEAFLLNDQKREDGSHRILYCAESAGRRETLLEMLDEIRQTPEPVKNWQEFLKSDIPAAITIAPLERGLLLDHPAICVITEGDLFGQQVMQRRRRSRTQDQADNVIKNLTELREGAPVVHIDHGVGRYRGLQTLHVDNDPQEFVTLEYADDTKLYVPVASLHLISRYSGSDEDTAPLHRLGSESWQKAKDKAAKEIRDTAAELLEVYAQRAARLGHSFADPQQDYLAFCRDFPFEETPDQQDAIDAVKKDLLSEQPMDRLVCGDVGFGKTEVAMRATFIAVSNSKQVIILVPTTLLAQQHYDNFKDRFANWPVTIEVLSRFRTAKEQEAVIERAAEGKVDILIGTHKLLNSNIKYKNLGLLIIDEEHRFGVRQKEKIKALRAEVDILTMTATPIPRTLNMAFGGIRDLSIIATPPAKRLAVKTFIRQSEQRLVREAILRETLRGGQVYFLHNEVKTIEKIAHELQELVPEARIGIGHGKMRERELEKVMSDFYHQRFNVLVCTTIIETGIDVPSANTIIIERADKFGIAQLHQLRGRVGRSHHQAYAYLLTPHPKTMTKDGVKRLEAIQAADHLGSGFTLATHDLEIRGAGELLGDEQSGHIQRIGFSLYMELLEKAVRAIQSGKTPDVEASMRDNVEINLRIPALIPDDYLPDVPMRLMMYKRLANCKNRDQLKELQVEMIDRFGLLPEYVKNLIRVTELRLEAEALGLTKVEASATNITVNFSSNTSVEPITIVQLVQQQPDRYRFQGATELKYSAPMATADLRINSVRKLLETLTPASTKTG, from the coding sequence ATGACCCTGCTGCACCCGCCCGCTCCACCTTCTCCTGGACAGAAACACTGCTGGGGCGGACTGGCCGGTGCCGGGCAGGCACTGGCGATCAGTGAAGCCGCCCAGGAGTTTGAGGGCCTGACCCTGGTTATTACTGATACCGCCAAGCAAGCGGCGCAACTTGAAACTGAACTGGAGTTCTTTGGCAGTGGCGAATTGCCAGTCCTCCACTTTCCAGACTGGGAGACCCTGCCCTACGATCTGTTCTCGCCCCACCAGGACATCATCTCCGACCGACTGCGCTGCTTGTATCGCCTGCCCAAGGTAAAAAAAGGCATTCTTATCGTACCAACAAGCACTTTAATGCACCGCCTGCCACCTGCCAGCTTTATCGGTGGCCATGCCTTCGTATATCGAACTGGCGATCGAGTGGACGTCAACGATCTGCGCGACCGGCTCCAACAGGCAGGCTATAAATGTGTCGAAACGGTTTACGAACACGGAGAGTTTGCTGTCCGTGGTGCGTTGGTGGATATTTTTCCTATGGGATCCAGGGAGCCGTTTCGTCTCGATCTGTTTGATGATGAAATCGAATCACTGCGCAGTTTCGATCCGGAAAGTCAGCGCACCATCGACCAGCTGGAAGAAATTAATCTACTGCCGGCGCGGGAAATACCACTGGATAAAACCGGCATTCGCCAATTTCAGGACAGTTGGCACACCCGCTTTGATACCGACCCACGCAACTCCACTTTTTACCAAGACATCAGCAACGGTGTTGCGCCACAGGGTGTTGAATATTTTCTGCCAATGTTTTTTGAGCAGTGCGCCACCCTGTTTGATTATCTACCGGGGAAAACCCAGGTTTTTACCAGCGGTAATATAGAGCCCTCAGCCAGTAACTTCTGGAAGGAAGCAAGCAGCCGGTTTGAAGAGTACGGTATCGATCGGGAACGCCCCCTGTTACCCCCCCACGAAGTATTTATTCCGGTTAATGAATTGTTTGGTGCACTGAAAAGCTGCCCTCGTATAGATCTGTCCAGCGCTGAACTGACCACTGATAGCGGCACCAGTAATTTCGCAATCAGTAAAGCACCTGAAGTAGCCGTGGATGCCAGAGCCAGCCAACCTTTGTTGGCACTGGAAGCATTCCTTCTTAATGATCAAAAACGGGAAGACGGTTCACATCGTATTCTCTACTGTGCCGAGTCCGCCGGTCGCAGAGAAACCCTGCTGGAAATGCTCGATGAAATTCGCCAGACACCTGAACCGGTTAAAAACTGGCAGGAGTTTTTAAAAAGCGATATTCCAGCTGCAATCACAATAGCTCCCCTTGAGCGCGGCCTGTTATTGGATCACCCCGCTATTTGCGTGATCACCGAAGGCGACCTTTTTGGCCAGCAGGTAATGCAGCGCAGACGTCGTTCTCGCACTCAGGATCAAGCTGACAACGTCATCAAGAACCTGACCGAATTGCGCGAAGGCGCTCCCGTTGTCCATATAGATCACGGTGTCGGTCGCTATCGTGGCTTACAGACTCTGCACGTAGATAACGACCCCCAGGAATTTGTCACCCTGGAATACGCCGATGACACCAAACTCTACGTTCCGGTCGCCTCACTGCATTTGATCAGTCGCTACAGCGGTTCCGACGAAGACACGGCTCCCCTGCACAGACTTGGCAGCGAAAGCTGGCAAAAAGCCAAAGACAAAGCTGCCAAGGAGATTCGTGATACTGCTGCGGAACTGCTTGAAGTCTACGCCCAACGCGCTGCTCGCCTGGGGCACAGTTTTGCCGATCCTCAACAGGATTACCTGGCCTTCTGTCGCGACTTCCCCTTTGAGGAAACACCGGATCAACAAGACGCCATCGATGCGGTTAAAAAAGACTTACTCTCCGAACAGCCAATGGATCGTTTGGTGTGTGGGGACGTTGGTTTTGGTAAAACCGAAGTGGCAATGCGTGCTACGTTTATTGCGGTCAGCAACAGTAAACAAGTAATTATTCTGGTGCCCACCACCTTGCTGGCCCAACAGCACTACGACAATTTCAAGGACCGCTTTGCCAACTGGCCGGTGACCATCGAAGTGCTGTCACGTTTTCGCACCGCCAAAGAGCAGGAAGCGGTAATTGAGCGTGCCGCCGAAGGTAAAGTGGATATTTTGATCGGCACCCACAAGTTGCTGAATAGCAATATCAAGTACAAAAACCTCGGCCTGCTGATTATCGACGAAGAACACCGCTTCGGTGTGCGCCAGAAAGAGAAGATCAAGGCACTGCGCGCAGAAGTGGACATTCTCACCATGACTGCCACACCGATTCCTCGCACCCTTAACATGGCGTTTGGTGGCATACGTGACCTTTCCATAATTGCCACGCCACCAGCCAAGCGATTGGCGGTTAAAACCTTTATTCGCCAAAGTGAGCAACGCTTGGTTCGCGAGGCGATACTGCGGGAAACCCTCCGTGGCGGACAGGTCTACTTCCTGCACAACGAAGTAAAAACCATCGAAAAAATTGCCCATGAACTGCAGGAACTTGTTCCGGAAGCGCGTATAGGAATCGGCCACGGCAAAATGCGCGAGCGCGAACTGGAAAAAGTAATGTCCGACTTCTACCACCAGCGTTTTAACGTATTGGTGTGCACCACTATCATTGAAACCGGTATCGACGTTCCAAGCGCAAACACGATTATTATAGAGCGCGCCGACAAATTCGGCATTGCCCAGCTGCACCAGTTGCGTGGCCGGGTCGGTCGCTCTCACCACCAGGCTTACGCCTACCTGCTGACACCCCACCCCAAAACCATGACCAAAGATGGCGTGAAACGGCTGGAAGCCATTCAGGCCGCCGACCACTTGGGCAGCGGCTTTACCCTGGCCACTCACGACCTCGAGATTCGTGGTGCAGGTGAGCTGTTGGGTGACGAGCAAAGTGGTCATATTCAGCGAATTGGTTTCTCGCTCTATATGGAGCTGCTGGAAAAAGCCGTACGCGCCATTCAGAGCGGCAAAACACCGGATGTAGAAGCCAGCATGCGGGATAATGTCGAGATCAATCTGCGTATACCTGCACTGATTCCAGACGACTACCTGCCCGATGTGCCAATGCGACTGATGATGTACAAACGCCTGGCCAACTGTAAAAACCGCGATCAATTAAAAGAGCTCCAAGTAGAAATGATCGACCGTTTTGGCCTACTGCCCGAGTACGTCAAAAACCTGATTCGCGTCACCGAACTGCGCCTTGAAGCAGAAGCACTTGGCCTTACCAAAGTGGAGGCTTCGGCGACCAACATCACAGTTAACTTCAGCAGTAACACTTCTGTGGAACCGATCACCATTGTGCAGCTTGTACAACAGCAGCCAGACCGTTATCGTTTCCAGGGTGCTACCGAACTGAAATACTCAGCGCCGATGGCGACTGCAGATTTGCGCATTAACAGTGTTCGCAAGCTGCTGGAAACCCTCACTCCCGCTTCAACTAAAACCGGATAA
- a CDS encoding CsiV family protein gives MLKRNTLTTLSAAIFAWFGACCVVAAPNDSEPEIWYQVEVIIFARQDPYGTEQPRRDIHLSYPKKVVELVNPDVQEVADQAPSSGQETGAPLLTDTLTDSQPQGEKPFIQLDRSERSLNPDATAIDRQPQFRVLYHQAWRQPGIDSSQAPWVLVRGGERYGQHFELEGSIRLWRSRYRHFEANLWLSKFDNNFGQQPEDWPPLPAYPVINIPEPESEYTDENFSLELPPESVELGVADGSIQPGFETETQVPYLISEIQKMEMSRRMKPDEIHYLDHHRMGIVVNVTTYEVPQPKKEEETSAVPLMLHTQN, from the coding sequence ATGCTGAAACGCAACACCCTCACAACCCTTTCCGCCGCCATTTTTGCCTGGTTTGGCGCCTGCTGTGTTGTCGCCGCTCCGAACGACAGCGAGCCGGAGATCTGGTATCAGGTTGAAGTGATTATCTTTGCACGCCAGGACCCTTACGGCACCGAACAGCCGCGCCGCGATATACACCTGAGCTATCCGAAGAAAGTCGTGGAACTCGTGAATCCCGATGTTCAGGAGGTAGCCGATCAAGCGCCTTCCTCTGGCCAGGAAACTGGGGCTCCCTTACTGACCGATACTCTGACGGATTCACAACCTCAGGGCGAGAAACCATTTATCCAGTTGGATCGCAGCGAACGCAGCCTGAACCCCGATGCAACGGCCATTGATCGTCAGCCGCAATTTCGCGTGCTCTATCACCAAGCCTGGCGCCAGCCCGGCATCGACAGCTCACAAGCGCCCTGGGTGCTGGTACGCGGTGGCGAACGCTACGGTCAGCACTTTGAACTTGAGGGCAGCATCCGCCTGTGGCGCTCCCGGTACCGTCACTTTGAAGCCAATTTATGGCTCAGCAAATTTGATAACAACTTTGGACAGCAACCCGAAGATTGGCCGCCCCTGCCAGCCTACCCTGTTATAAATATTCCCGAGCCGGAAAGTGAATATACCGACGAAAACTTCAGCCTTGAGCTGCCCCCCGAGTCTGTTGAGTTAGGGGTAGCAGATGGTTCAATCCAGCCGGGCTTTGAAACTGAAACACAAGTCCCCTACCTGATCAGTGAAATCCAGAAAATGGAAATGAGCCGACGCATGAAGCCGGACGAAATTCATTATCTGGATCACCACAGAATGGGGATTGTGGTGAATGTCACCACTTATGAAGTGCCACAACCGAAGAAGGAAGAGGAAACATCAGCAGTGCCGTTGATGTTACATACTCAGAACTAA
- a CDS encoding DUF4878 domain-containing protein: MRQVRSFLLLFLAVVSLTACSANPTPESVTKQFWQAMAEGDTNRAKELATEDSQRGVSKHEQTEMTDLLFGDAVIEGDSARVPTAYQRSTAKRDLVMKFDTVLVREDEQWKVEYDASMRSMLANSFNNLGTALQGNIEEMGEAVGEVVGEAMTEAAQEFNRALQDFAEEMQQVADELRKAEENKQKEKK; this comes from the coding sequence ATGAGACAAGTGCGATCATTTTTATTACTGTTTTTGGCTGTAGTTTCTCTTACTGCCTGCTCTGCGAACCCAACGCCGGAGTCGGTGACTAAACAATTTTGGCAGGCAATGGCAGAGGGTGATACCAATCGTGCCAAAGAGCTTGCCACTGAAGACAGTCAGCGTGGCGTTAGTAAACATGAGCAGACCGAAATGACGGATCTGTTGTTTGGTGATGCGGTCATTGAGGGTGACAGCGCCCGAGTGCCTACGGCTTATCAAAGATCTACAGCCAAGCGTGACCTGGTGATGAAGTTCGATACCGTCCTGGTTCGCGAAGATGAACAGTGGAAAGTTGAATACGATGCCAGTATGCGCTCCATGCTAGCCAACTCATTTAATAATCTGGGCACAGCGCTTCAGGGAAATATTGAAGAGATGGGAGAGGCCGTAGGTGAGGTGGTGGGCGAAGCAATGACCGAGGCCGCACAGGAATTTAACCGTGCGCTTCAGGACTTCGCTGAGGAGATGCAGCAGGTTGCGGATGAACTTCGTAAAGCGGAAGAAAACAAGCAAAAAGAGAAGAAGTGA
- a CDS encoding S-methyl-5'-thioinosine phosphorylase, producing the protein MKKLGIIGGTGLADMPELIDVQFKSVATPYGEPSADLVCGVLNGMDVVFLARHGEGHTIPPHYINYRANIAGLMGEGVSHIVAVNAVGGISRNLRPGVMVIPDQLIDYTWGREPSFSDGPEAPLQHIDFTEPYDGQLREALKAAMNACGEPFICGGTMAVTQGPRLETAKEVDRLERDGCDIVGMTGMPEASLARELGLAYASLSLVVNPAAGRCREPITMGDIQQIIDEAMPGVRRVLAELCKCQLSS; encoded by the coding sequence ATGAAAAAACTTGGAATTATCGGCGGTACCGGGCTGGCAGATATGCCGGAGCTGATTGATGTGCAATTCAAGTCCGTAGCCACACCTTATGGTGAACCTTCAGCGGATCTTGTATGTGGTGTCCTGAATGGAATGGATGTGGTTTTTCTTGCTCGTCATGGTGAAGGCCATACCATTCCTCCACACTACATAAATTACCGAGCCAATATCGCTGGGTTAATGGGCGAAGGTGTCTCTCACATTGTGGCGGTTAATGCCGTAGGTGGAATCAGCCGAAATTTGCGTCCAGGCGTTATGGTAATACCGGATCAACTCATTGATTACACCTGGGGCAGGGAGCCGAGCTTTTCCGATGGCCCTGAAGCGCCACTACAGCATATCGACTTTACCGAGCCCTATGATGGTCAGTTGCGAGAGGCATTGAAAGCGGCCATGAATGCCTGCGGTGAACCATTTATATGTGGCGGTACCATGGCGGTTACACAGGGGCCGAGACTGGAAACTGCCAAAGAAGTGGATCGTTTGGAAAGAGACGGCTGCGATATTGTTGGCATGACTGGCATGCCGGAGGCGTCTCTCGCTCGCGAGTTGGGTTTGGCTTATGCCTCGCTGTCGCTGGTAGTAAACCCGGCTGCAGGGCGCTGTCGTGAACCTATCACCATGGGCGATATCCAACAGATTATTGATGAAGCCATGCCTGGAGTCAGGCGTGTACTTGCCGAGTTGTGTAAGTGTCAGCTGTCATCCTGA
- a CDS encoding hypoxanthine-guanine phosphoribosyltransferase, giving the protein MSELPDVIEILDYALELSSGEEVDSAIDRIASDITKELGEKNPIVICVMNGGIVFTGQLLPRLRFPLEFDYLHATRYRGATIGDSVHWLATPQSDMKGRAVLIVDDIFDEGYTLETIIEYCKREGADSVHTAVLVEKRHDREKANIRPDFVGLSTSDLYLFGSGMDYQGYWRNLPGIYGLKVEYEE; this is encoded by the coding sequence TTGAGTGAATTACCAGACGTCATTGAAATACTGGATTATGCCTTGGAGCTTAGCTCCGGCGAGGAAGTAGACTCTGCAATTGATCGAATCGCCAGCGATATTACTAAAGAGCTGGGCGAAAAAAATCCCATCGTAATTTGTGTGATGAACGGCGGCATTGTATTTACCGGGCAGCTGTTGCCTCGCCTGCGTTTTCCACTGGAGTTCGACTACCTTCACGCCACCCGTTATCGCGGTGCCACCATTGGTGATTCGGTGCACTGGTTGGCGACTCCCCAGTCCGATATGAAAGGGCGCGCAGTGTTGATCGTGGATGATATTTTCGATGAAGGCTACACACTCGAAACCATTATCGAATACTGCAAGCGAGAAGGTGCAGACTCAGTGCATACGGCGGTACTTGTGGAAAAACGCCACGATCGCGAAAAAGCCAACATCCGTCCGGATTTTGTTGGCCTGAGTACCAGTGACCTTTACCTGTTTGGTTCCGGTATGGACTACCAGGGTTACTGGCGAAACCTTCCCGGGATCTATGGCTTAAAAGTCGAATACGAAGAATAG
- a CDS encoding mechanosensitive ion channel family protein, with translation MEKFGNWLATYTGEDFVWITQVFLIVFTALLLGYVVNKIIDLVERRTAKTANVWDDALVEACRRPLVWLIWVMGIKFASVFAGITTKSEEGKGLHGWALVIDSMETIALIFLPTLFLIHFVRRAEGNFLRPEYNTPPVDETTVRAVSKLLRASVIVSAALILMDQFEIEIAGLLAFGGIGGIAVGFAAKDLLANFFGGMMIYFDRPFKVGDWVRSPDKEIEGTVEDIGWRMTRIRTFDKRPLYIPNSVFTQVSIENPSRMTNRRIYETIGIRYDDISKMADIVNDVKEMLTKHKEIDTKQTMIVNFNAFSASSVDFFVYTFTKTVNWVHFHEVKQDVLLKISDIITRHGAEIAYPTSTIHMPEGIAVMKAEE, from the coding sequence GTGGAGAAGTTTGGAAACTGGCTTGCCACTTATACCGGTGAGGATTTTGTCTGGATCACCCAGGTTTTCCTCATTGTTTTTACTGCGCTGCTGCTCGGTTATGTAGTAAATAAAATCATTGATTTGGTTGAGCGTCGCACCGCAAAAACTGCCAATGTTTGGGATGATGCGCTGGTAGAGGCCTGCCGTAGGCCCCTGGTCTGGCTAATCTGGGTAATGGGCATCAAGTTTGCGTCTGTTTTTGCCGGAATTACCACCAAGTCGGAAGAGGGCAAGGGGCTTCATGGCTGGGCCCTTGTCATCGACAGTATGGAGACCATCGCCCTGATCTTTTTGCCAACACTGTTCCTGATTCACTTTGTGCGTAGAGCGGAAGGTAATTTCCTACGCCCCGAATACAATACTCCGCCAGTTGATGAAACTACTGTCAGGGCCGTCAGTAAATTATTGCGTGCTTCGGTAATCGTCAGTGCTGCATTGATTCTGATGGATCAATTTGAGATCGAGATTGCCGGTCTACTCGCCTTTGGTGGTATTGGTGGTATCGCTGTCGGCTTTGCTGCCAAAGACCTCCTGGCCAACTTTTTTGGCGGCATGATGATCTATTTTGATCGCCCTTTTAAAGTGGGAGACTGGGTGCGTTCACCGGATAAAGAAATCGAAGGCACGGTGGAAGACATTGGCTGGCGCATGACTCGCATTCGCACTTTTGATAAAAGGCCGCTTTACATCCCCAATTCAGTATTTACCCAGGTTTCTATTGAAAACCCGTCGCGAATGACCAACCGTCGTATCTACGAAACGATTGGTATCCGTTACGACGATATCAGCAAAATGGCTGACATCGTCAACGACGTGAAAGAGATGCTGACAAAGCACAAAGAGATTGATACAAAACAGACCATGATTGTGAATTTCAATGCATTCTCGGCGTCGTCTGTGGACTTTTTCGTTTACACATTTACCAAAACTGTAAATTGGGTTCACTTCCACGAAGTGAAGCAGGATGTGTTGCTGAAAATCTCCGACATTATTACTCGTCACGGTGCTGAAATCGCTTACCCGACTTCCACCATTCATATGCCGGAAGGCATTGCTGTTATGAAAGCAGAGGAATAA